A section of the Gloeobacter violaceus PCC 7421 genome encodes:
- the rplO gene encoding 50S ribosomal protein L15: MKSLRLEDAVPQSGSRHRKLRVGRGHSAGQGKTSGRGMRGQKCRSGGGVRPGFEGGQIPLYMRLPKLKGFELVNPSSYTIVNLKQLRDLPADSEVNIETLLDAGILTATSGPLRVLGDGEAHVALQITAAYFTASAREKIEAAGGTCTVEA; the protein is encoded by the coding sequence ATGAAAAGCCTCCGTCTTGAGGACGCCGTTCCCCAGTCCGGCTCGCGCCACCGCAAGCTGCGCGTCGGCCGGGGCCATTCCGCCGGTCAGGGCAAGACCAGCGGCCGGGGCATGCGCGGTCAGAAGTGCCGCTCCGGGGGCGGTGTGCGCCCCGGCTTCGAGGGCGGCCAGATCCCGCTCTACATGCGCTTGCCCAAGCTCAAGGGCTTCGAGTTGGTCAATCCCAGTTCCTACACGATCGTCAATCTCAAGCAACTGCGCGATCTGCCCGCCGATAGTGAAGTGAACATCGAAACGCTGCTCGATGCCGGCATTTTGACGGCTACCAGCGGCCCCTTGCGGGTACTGGGCGACGGCGAAGCGCACGTGGCGCTCCAGATCACGGCCGCTTACTTCACGGCCTCGGCCAGAGAAAAGATCGAAGCGGCCGGGGGTACCTGCACGGTCGAAGCGTAA
- the rplX gene encoding 50S ribosomal protein L24 codes for MATNNGAGKARHKFHVKKGDTVQVISGKDKGKVGKVSEVLPTAGKVIVEGVNMQTKHVKPQGDQQGQTLRREAPIYSCKVMLYSDKKKQASRVGHTVTDAGKKVRVLKKTGEILDK; via the coding sequence ATGGCGACCAACAACGGCGCCGGCAAGGCGCGGCACAAATTCCACGTCAAAAAAGGCGACACTGTCCAGGTGATCTCCGGCAAGGACAAGGGCAAAGTCGGCAAGGTGAGCGAGGTGTTACCCACCGCGGGCAAGGTGATTGTCGAGGGGGTGAACATGCAGACCAAGCACGTCAAACCCCAGGGTGACCAGCAGGGCCAGACCCTACGGCGCGAAGCCCCGATCTACAGCTGCAAGGTGATGCTGTACTCCGACAAGAAGAAGCAGGCCAGCCGCGTCGGTCACACCGTCACCGACGCGGGCAAAAAAGTGCGCGTGCTCAAGAAAACCGGCGAGATCCTCGACAAGTAG
- the rpsH gene encoding 30S ribosomal protein S8 — MAVNDTLADMLTRIRNASIVKHDIVPVPSTRMTRSVAEVLKMEGLILEYQDQGEGKDRQLLLTLKYAGRQRRPLITNLKRVSRPGLRVYANRKELPRVLGGIGIAIISTSQGVMTDRDARRAGVGGEVLCYVF; from the coding sequence ATGGCGGTAAATGACACCCTTGCCGATATGCTCACCCGCATCCGCAACGCGAGTATCGTCAAACACGATATCGTCCCAGTGCCTTCGACGCGCATGACGCGCTCGGTGGCGGAGGTGCTGAAGATGGAAGGGTTGATACTCGAATACCAGGACCAGGGCGAAGGCAAAGATCGCCAGCTCCTGCTCACCCTCAAGTACGCCGGTCGTCAACGTCGCCCGCTGATCACCAACCTCAAGCGCGTCTCGCGCCCGGGGCTGAGGGTCTACGCCAACCGCAAGGAGTTGCCCCGTGTGCTGGGCGGCATCGGCATCGCCATCATCTCCACCTCCCAGGGGGTGATGACCGACCGCGACGCCCGGCGGGCGGGTGTGGGCGGTGAAGTCCTCTGCTACGTCTTTTAG
- a CDS encoding type Z 30S ribosomal protein S14: MAKVSMVEREKKRQKLVLKGKLSDTRLHNRCWRCGRPRGYIRDFGLCRICFREMAHQGLLPGVVKASW; the protein is encoded by the coding sequence ATGGCAAAAGTATCGATGGTCGAGCGTGAGAAGAAGCGCCAGAAACTGGTCTTAAAGGGCAAGCTCTCCGACACCCGGCTGCACAACCGCTGCTGGCGGTGCGGGCGCCCCCGCGGTTACATCCGCGACTTTGGCCTGTGCCGCATCTGTTTTCGGGAGATGGCCCACCAGGGTCTGTTGCCCGGCGTCGTCAAAGCAAGCTGGTAG
- the rplV gene encoding 50S ribosomal protein L22: MADEVKAVARFIRMSPFKVRRILDQIRGRSYQDALIILQFMPHAATEPIKKVLESAAANAEHNFSLDRRALVVSTAFADGGPVLKRFRAGDRGRARPVRKRTSHITVAVRSTSEVE, from the coding sequence ATGGCCGACGAAGTCAAAGCCGTCGCTCGCTTCATTCGCATGTCGCCTTTCAAGGTGCGCCGGATCCTCGATCAGATCCGGGGGCGCTCCTATCAGGACGCGCTGATCATCCTCCAGTTCATGCCCCACGCCGCCACCGAGCCCATCAAAAAAGTGCTCGAGTCGGCGGCGGCCAACGCCGAGCACAATTTCAGCCTCGATCGGCGCGCTTTGGTGGTGAGCACCGCCTTCGCCGACGGCGGTCCGGTACTCAAGCGCTTTCGCGCCGGCGATCGAGGCCGTGCCCGCCCCGTCCGCAAGCGCACCAGCCACATCACCGTCGCCGTGCGCTCCACCAGCGAGGTCGAATAA
- the rpsG gene encoding 30S ribosomal protein S7, with translation MSRRTRAILRPVTADPLYASRLVTMMTNKLMKEGKKATAERILYSALERVQERTGREPLDVFNQAVLNCTPRIEVKARRVGGATYQVPMEVRQERGTSLALRWLVQFSRKRSGKSMVDKLSNELMDAANDTGSAVRKREETHRMAEANKAFAHYRY, from the coding sequence ATGTCCCGCCGTACCCGCGCCATATTGCGTCCTGTCACCGCCGATCCGCTCTACGCATCCAGGCTGGTGACGATGATGACCAACAAGCTGATGAAGGAAGGCAAAAAGGCCACCGCCGAGCGCATCCTCTACTCGGCGCTTGAACGCGTGCAGGAGCGCACCGGGCGCGAGCCGCTCGACGTGTTCAACCAGGCGGTGCTCAACTGCACCCCCCGCATCGAGGTCAAGGCCCGCCGCGTCGGCGGTGCGACTTACCAGGTGCCTATGGAGGTGCGCCAGGAGCGCGGCACGTCCCTGGCGCTGCGCTGGTTGGTGCAGTTCTCCCGCAAGCGCTCGGGCAAGAGCATGGTCGACAAGCTTTCCAACGAGCTGATGGACGCCGCCAACGACACCGGTTCGGCGGTGCGCAAGCGCGAAGAGACGCACCGCATGGCCGAGGCCAACAAAGCCTTTGCCCATTATCGTTACTAA
- the rplF gene encoding 50S ribosomal protein L6, which produces MSRIGKLPIAIPPKVEVTLDGRRVVVKGPKGTLDLTLPDSVEVVREDGRLLVTRRGESRRAREQHGLGRTLVANMVTGVTTGFTKPMQIAGVGYRVALTGRKLTINAGFSHPIEIELPAGIDIEVDPKASAIAGTRNQQGFNFVIKGFDKQAVGDLAAKIRDIRPPEPYKGKGIRYTAEKILLKAGKSGKK; this is translated from the coding sequence ATGTCCCGTATCGGCAAACTTCCGATCGCAATCCCGCCCAAGGTCGAAGTCACCCTGGATGGCCGGCGCGTCGTCGTCAAAGGCCCCAAGGGTACCCTCGATCTCACCCTGCCCGACTCGGTCGAGGTGGTACGCGAGGACGGCAGGCTTTTGGTGACCCGCCGCGGCGAGAGCCGCCGCGCCCGCGAGCAGCACGGTCTTGGCCGCACGCTGGTGGCCAACATGGTCACTGGGGTGACCACCGGCTTCACCAAGCCCATGCAAATCGCCGGGGTCGGTTACCGCGTCGCCCTCACCGGCCGCAAACTGACGATCAACGCCGGTTTCAGTCACCCGATCGAAATCGAGTTGCCGGCAGGCATCGACATCGAAGTCGACCCGAAGGCGTCGGCGATTGCCGGCACCCGTAACCAGCAGGGCTTCAACTTTGTCATCAAAGGCTTCGACAAGCAGGCGGTAGGCGACCTGGCGGCCAAGATCCGCGACATTCGTCCGCCCGAGCCTTACAAGGGCAAGGGCATCCGTTACACCGCCGAGAAAATCTTGCTCAAGGCCGGCAAATCCGGCAAGAAGTAG
- the rpmC gene encoding 50S ribosomal protein L29 — protein MPLPKIDDWRELSDEEISEQILATKKELFELRLQKATRQLEKPHLVRHAKHKLAQLMLLESQRTAAAKEK, from the coding sequence ATGCCCCTACCTAAAATTGACGACTGGCGCGAACTCAGCGACGAGGAGATTTCCGAGCAGATCCTCGCCACCAAAAAAGAACTGTTCGAACTGCGGTTGCAAAAGGCGACGCGCCAGCTCGAAAAGCCGCACCTCGTGCGCCACGCCAAGCACAAGCTCGCCCAGCTGATGCTGCTTGAAAGCCAGCGCACTGCCGCCGCCAAGGAGAAATAA
- the rplR gene encoding 50S ribosomal protein L18 translates to MKVDRKTATHRRHQRIRRKIAGTPEQPRLAVYRSNRHIYAQVIDDVHQRTLVAASTLEAPLRSGEEGTATCEAATAVGRLVAERAKEKGITAVVFDRGGKLYHGRVKAVADAAREAGLDF, encoded by the coding sequence ATGAAAGTCGATCGCAAAACAGCCACCCACCGCCGCCACCAGCGCATCCGCCGCAAGATCGCGGGCACGCCCGAGCAGCCGCGTCTGGCGGTTTATCGCTCCAACCGGCACATCTACGCTCAGGTGATCGACGATGTTCACCAGCGGACGCTCGTGGCGGCTTCGACCCTGGAAGCGCCTTTGCGCTCCGGCGAGGAGGGCACCGCCACCTGTGAGGCGGCCACGGCGGTCGGCCGGCTGGTGGCCGAGCGCGCCAAAGAAAAAGGGATCACCGCCGTGGTCTTCGACCGGGGCGGCAAGTTGTACCACGGCCGGGTCAAAGCGGTGGCCGATGCAGCCCGCGAAGCCGGACTCGATTTTTAA
- the rplP gene encoding 50S ribosomal protein L16 codes for MLMPKRTKFRKQQRGRMNGAACRGNEIEFGTYALQALEPVWMTSRQIEAARRAMTRYIRRGGKIYIRVFPDKPVTQRAAETRMGSGKGAPEYWVCVVKPGRILFEIDGVAEEIAREAMRLAAAKLPIKSRFIVKSETAPAEEPTNAPT; via the coding sequence ATGTTGATGCCCAAACGCACCAAGTTCCGCAAGCAGCAGCGCGGACGCATGAACGGGGCCGCCTGCCGCGGCAACGAAATCGAGTTCGGCACCTACGCGCTGCAGGCGCTTGAGCCCGTCTGGATGACTTCCCGGCAAATCGAAGCCGCCCGACGGGCCATGACCCGCTACATCCGCCGCGGCGGCAAAATTTATATCCGGGTGTTCCCGGATAAGCCCGTCACCCAGCGCGCCGCCGAGACCCGCATGGGTTCGGGCAAAGGTGCGCCCGAGTACTGGGTGTGCGTGGTCAAGCCCGGCCGGATCCTGTTTGAGATTGACGGGGTCGCCGAGGAGATTGCCCGCGAGGCGATGCGTCTGGCGGCGGCCAAGCTGCCCATCAAATCTCGATTTATCGTCAAAAGCGAGACTGCCCCCGCTGAGGAGCCGACCAATGCCCCTACCTAA
- the rplE gene encoding 50S ribosomal protein L5: MATPVRMKDKYNREVVPRLQEQFNYTNLMQVPKISKIVINRGLGEASQNAKALDGSIAEVARIAGQKPVVTRAKKAIAGFKLRAGVPVGVTVTLRARRMYEFLDRLVSVALPRIRDFRGVSPKAFDGRGNYTLGLREQLIFPEIEYDSVDKIRGMDITICTTAKTDEEGRALLAALGMPFRK, from the coding sequence ATGGCCACCCCCGTTCGCATGAAGGACAAGTACAACCGGGAGGTCGTCCCGCGCCTGCAGGAGCAGTTCAACTACACCAACCTCATGCAGGTGCCCAAGATCTCCAAAATCGTGATCAACCGCGGCCTCGGTGAGGCTTCGCAGAACGCCAAGGCCCTCGATGGGTCGATTGCCGAAGTGGCCCGTATTGCCGGTCAGAAGCCCGTGGTCACCCGCGCCAAAAAGGCGATCGCCGGCTTCAAGCTGCGCGCCGGGGTGCCGGTGGGCGTCACGGTGACCCTCAGGGCCCGGCGGATGTACGAGTTTCTCGACCGGCTGGTCTCGGTGGCCCTGCCGCGCATCCGCGACTTTCGCGGCGTCAGCCCCAAAGCCTTCGACGGCCGCGGCAACTACACCCTCGGCCTGCGCGAGCAACTGATTTTCCCTGAGATCGAGTACGACTCGGTCGACAAAATCCGCGGTATGGACATTACTATCTGCACCACGGCCAAAACCGACGAGGAGGGCCGCGCCCTGCTCGCCGCCCTCGGAATGCCCTTCAGGAAATAA
- the rpsE gene encoding 30S ribosomal protein S5, with translation MPPQQQRGRGRGRGPGGPGGPGGPGPEQAPEDPDRESGGERRRGRGRGAGRGGGDKAERAQAETEFQERVVQIRRVTKVVKGGKKLSFRAVIVVGDGNGRVGVGVGKANDVIGAVKKGVSDARKALIRVPLNKINSIPHPMSGSSGAANVFLKPASGGTGVIAGGAVRTVLELAGIKNVLAKSLGSKSPLNNARAAADALSRLRTLSEVAGERGVPVSNLWSR, from the coding sequence ATGCCCCCACAGCAACAAAGAGGCAGAGGTCGCGGCCGTGGACCCGGCGGTCCCGGCGGTCCCGGCGGTCCCGGCCCCGAGCAAGCACCCGAAGATCCCGATCGCGAGTCCGGGGGTGAACGGCGCCGCGGCCGGGGCCGCGGTGCCGGTCGCGGCGGCGGCGACAAAGCCGAGCGGGCCCAGGCTGAAACCGAATTTCAAGAGCGCGTCGTCCAGATTCGCCGCGTCACCAAGGTCGTCAAGGGCGGCAAAAAACTCAGCTTCAGAGCGGTGATCGTTGTGGGCGACGGCAACGGCCGGGTCGGCGTCGGCGTGGGCAAAGCCAACGACGTCATCGGCGCGGTCAAGAAGGGCGTCTCCGATGCGCGCAAGGCGCTCATCCGGGTTCCCCTCAACAAGATCAACTCGATTCCCCACCCCATGAGCGGCAGCTCAGGGGCGGCCAACGTCTTTCTCAAACCGGCCTCGGGCGGTACTGGCGTCATCGCGGGCGGTGCGGTGCGCACGGTACTGGAATTGGCCGGGATCAAAAACGTCCTGGCCAAATCCCTGGGCTCCAAGTCGCCCCTCAACAATGCCCGGGCCGCTGCCGACGCCCTGTCGCGCCTGCGTACCCTCTCAGAAGTCGCCGGCGAGCGCGGCGTGCCCGTCTCGAATCTGTGGAGTCGATAA
- the rpsL gene encoding 30S ribosomal protein S12 — translation MPTIAQLIRRERGIAQRKTKSPALKACPQRRGVCTRVYTTTPKKPNSALRKVARVRLTSGFEVTAYIPGVGHNLQEHSVVMIRGGRVKDLPGVRYHIIRGTLDTAGVKNRMQSRSKYGTKRPKPGQAAAPAGKKR, via the coding sequence ATGCCCACGATCGCCCAGCTCATTCGCCGTGAGCGCGGGATTGCCCAGCGCAAAACCAAGTCGCCAGCCCTCAAGGCCTGCCCCCAGCGGCGCGGGGTGTGCACGCGCGTGTACACCACCACGCCCAAGAAGCCCAACTCGGCCCTGCGCAAGGTAGCCCGCGTCCGCCTGACCAGCGGCTTTGAAGTGACGGCGTACATCCCGGGCGTCGGCCACAACCTGCAGGAGCACTCCGTGGTAATGATCCGCGGCGGTCGCGTCAAGGACTTGCCCGGCGTTCGCTATCACATCATCCGCGGCACCCTGGACACCGCCGGGGTCAAAAACCGTATGCAGAGCCGCTCCAAATACGGAACCAAGCGTCCCAAACCGGGACAGGCCGCCGCTCCCGCCGGTAAGAAACGTTAA
- a CDS encoding glutamate-5-semialdehyde dehydrogenase — protein sequence MESSLYETLKVTAQRAQRSTMALAQVPSGIKNKALRAMARSLRTAHSEILESNTTDLEFGRQMGLSETLLDRLKLTPQRLEGMALSLEQIAALKDPVGEIVGGWRHPEGLEIVRVRVPLGLIGIIYEARPNVTADAIGLCLKSGNGVLLKGGKEAENSNQAISSVLKAAAYEQGIPEGCIEQLPGERAVVEALIRLNPYLALVIPRGGHSLIDFVVRNATVPVLETGVGNCHIYVAASADLEMARRIVINAKVQRPSVCNAAEKLLVHRDTVVTHLAPLLEDLHAHGIEVRGCPRTVAFDPKVKSAGEEDWGKEYLDKIIAIKVVDSTREAIDWINHYGTRHSEAIVTANYEEARRFTAAIDAAAVYVNASTRFTDGGEFGFGAEIGISTQKLHARGPVGLVELTTTKYVVSGSGQIRP from the coding sequence GTGGAATCTTCGCTTTACGAAACCCTCAAAGTCACGGCGCAGCGGGCACAGCGCTCGACGATGGCGCTTGCTCAAGTGCCTTCAGGAATCAAAAACAAGGCGCTACGCGCCATGGCCCGTTCGCTGCGCACCGCCCACAGCGAAATCCTCGAATCGAACACGACGGATCTCGAATTCGGTCGCCAGATGGGCCTTTCTGAGACGTTGCTCGACCGGCTGAAGCTGACTCCCCAGCGCCTCGAAGGTATGGCGCTTTCTTTGGAGCAAATCGCCGCACTCAAAGATCCGGTGGGTGAAATCGTGGGCGGCTGGCGGCACCCCGAGGGCCTGGAAATCGTGCGGGTGCGGGTGCCGCTGGGCCTCATCGGGATCATCTACGAGGCACGCCCCAATGTTACCGCCGACGCCATCGGCCTGTGCCTCAAGTCCGGCAATGGAGTGCTCTTGAAAGGCGGCAAAGAAGCCGAAAATTCCAACCAGGCCATCAGTTCTGTCCTCAAAGCCGCCGCCTACGAACAGGGCATTCCGGAAGGCTGCATCGAGCAGCTGCCCGGCGAGCGGGCGGTGGTCGAGGCGCTGATTCGCCTTAATCCGTATCTGGCCCTGGTGATCCCCCGGGGAGGGCACTCGCTCATCGACTTTGTCGTGCGCAACGCGACTGTGCCGGTGCTGGAGACGGGGGTGGGCAACTGCCACATCTACGTCGCCGCCTCCGCCGATCTGGAGATGGCCCGCCGCATCGTCATCAACGCCAAGGTCCAGCGCCCCTCGGTCTGCAACGCCGCCGAGAAGCTGCTGGTGCACCGAGACACGGTGGTGACGCATTTGGCCCCGCTGCTGGAGGATCTGCACGCCCACGGTATTGAAGTGCGCGGCTGCCCGCGCACCGTTGCCTTCGACCCGAAGGTCAAAAGTGCCGGTGAAGAAGACTGGGGCAAGGAGTACCTCGACAAAATCATCGCCATCAAAGTGGTCGATTCGACCCGTGAAGCGATCGACTGGATCAACCACTACGGCACCCGCCACTCAGAAGCGATCGTCACCGCCAACTACGAGGAAGCCCGTCGCTTCACCGCCGCTATCGACGCGGCGGCGGTCTACGTCAACGCCTCGACCCGTTTTACCGACGGCGGCGAATTCGGCTTCGGGGCCGAGATTGGCATTTCTACCCAAAAGTTGCACGCGCGCGGGCCGGTGGGCCTCGTGGAACTGACCACCACCAAATATGTTGTGAGCGGTTCCGGCCAGATCCGGCCCTGA
- a CDS encoding VOC family protein yields the protein MQIVRALHTALLVSDLERAEYFYGSVLGLAKVERPSHFAGAWYQVADYQIHLITATQRVDDRVDHERWGRNRHIAFAVADVQAAKDQLLRHGYALQMSASGRTALFTEDPDGNLVELSEM from the coding sequence GTGCAGATCGTTCGGGCTTTGCACACAGCGCTCCTGGTCAGCGACCTGGAGCGCGCCGAATATTTCTACGGAAGCGTTCTGGGTCTTGCCAAAGTCGAGCGCCCATCGCACTTTGCCGGAGCCTGGTACCAGGTGGCCGACTACCAGATTCACCTGATTACCGCCACGCAGCGTGTGGACGACCGCGTCGACCACGAGCGCTGGGGGCGCAACCGCCACATTGCCTTTGCGGTTGCCGATGTGCAAGCTGCCAAAGACCAACTGCTGCGACACGGCTACGCACTCCAGATGAGTGCTTCGGGCCGGACGGCACTGTTTACCGAAGATCCCGACGGCAATCTCGTCGAATTGAGTGAGATGTGA
- the rpsC gene encoding 30S ribosomal protein S3 — MGQKVHPIGLRLGIIRDHRSRWFAKAGEYPALLAEDHKIRAYIVKKLASGGIADVDIERKADQVEITIRTARPGVVVGRGGAGIDELKANLEKLIGRRQIRINVVEVQRVDAEAALIAEYIVGQLERRVAFRRAVRQAIQRAQRAGVQGIKVMVAGRLNGAEIARSEWTREGRIPLHTLRADIDYAYKIAQTTYGTLGVKVWIFRGEILPGAGGPAAAPEEVAAQPKPDQRPRRRKKIQYEERTDEQ; from the coding sequence ATGGGACAGAAAGTACATCCGATCGGCCTGCGTCTGGGCATTATCCGTGACCACCGCTCGCGCTGGTTCGCCAAGGCGGGCGAGTACCCCGCACTGTTGGCCGAAGACCACAAAATTCGCGCCTATATCGTCAAGAAACTGGCGAGCGGCGGCATCGCCGATGTCGACATCGAGCGCAAGGCCGATCAGGTGGAGATCACCATCCGCACCGCCCGGCCGGGCGTGGTGGTCGGCCGCGGCGGCGCGGGCATCGACGAACTGAAGGCCAATCTCGAAAAGCTGATCGGCCGCCGCCAGATCCGCATCAATGTCGTCGAGGTCCAGCGCGTCGACGCCGAGGCGGCCCTGATCGCCGAGTACATCGTCGGCCAACTGGAGCGGCGCGTCGCCTTCAGGCGCGCGGTGCGCCAGGCCATCCAGCGCGCCCAGCGCGCCGGGGTGCAGGGCATCAAGGTGATGGTGGCAGGCCGCCTCAACGGGGCCGAAATTGCCCGCTCGGAGTGGACGCGCGAGGGACGCATTCCGCTGCATACCCTCAGAGCCGACATCGATTACGCCTACAAAATTGCCCAGACGACCTACGGCACGCTGGGGGTCAAAGTCTGGATTTTCCGCGGCGAGATTTTGCCTGGCGCCGGCGGCCCGGCGGCGGCTCCCGAGGAGGTGGCGGCCCAGCCCAAGCCTGATCAGCGTCCCCGCCGCCGCAAAAAGATCCAGTACGAAGAACGCACCGACGAGCAGTAG
- the rpsQ gene encoding 30S ribosomal protein S17 codes for MPRKEKIGLVVSDAMQKTVVVAVENRVPHPKYKKIVVRTRKFKAHDEENRCKVGDRVRILESPPLSKTKRWVVLDILDEARNP; via the coding sequence ATGCCGCGCAAAGAAAAAATCGGATTGGTGGTCAGTGACGCGATGCAAAAGACGGTGGTGGTCGCCGTCGAAAACCGCGTCCCCCACCCCAAGTACAAAAAGATTGTCGTGCGCACGCGCAAGTTCAAAGCCCACGACGAAGAGAACCGCTGCAAAGTCGGCGATCGGGTCCGCATTCTCGAATCGCCGCCCCTGAGCAAAACCAAGCGGTGGGTCGTGCTGGACATTCTCGATGAGGCTCGCAACCCATGA
- the rplN gene encoding 50S ribosomal protein L14, whose translation MIQQQSRLSVADNTGARELLCIRVLGSTVGSKGLTKGGGNRRYAFVGDIVVAVVKDAAPNMGVKKSEVVRAVVVRTRQAIRRDNGMVIRFDDNAAVIIDKNGNPRGTRVFGPVARELREKNFTKIISLAPEVL comes from the coding sequence ATGATCCAGCAGCAGTCCCGGCTGAGCGTGGCCGACAACACCGGAGCGCGCGAACTGTTGTGCATCCGCGTGCTCGGCTCGACCGTCGGCTCCAAGGGTCTCACCAAAGGCGGCGGCAACCGCCGCTATGCCTTCGTGGGCGACATAGTCGTGGCCGTGGTCAAAGATGCCGCCCCCAACATGGGGGTCAAAAAATCTGAGGTGGTGCGCGCGGTGGTGGTGCGCACCCGCCAGGCGATTCGCCGCGACAACGGCATGGTCATCCGCTTTGACGACAATGCCGCGGTGATCATCGACAAAAACGGCAACCCCCGCGGCACGCGCGTCTTTGGACCGGTGGCGCGCGAGTTGCGCGAGAAAAATTTCACCAAGATCATTTCCCTGGCCCCGGAGGTGCTCTGA